The DNA sequence CGCAGGAGGTCGAGGCGCGCAAGCAGGCCAACGAGTACAACGCCGAGGCGATCATCATCGACTCTCCGCGCCTCAACGAAGTGCTCATGGCGATTCGCAACGGCGCATTTTCGGCTGACGACCCCGGTCGTTACACAGCGCTGATCGACGGTCTGAAATGGCACGACACCTTCATGGTTTGCGCCGACTTCGAGGCCTATTGGCAGGCGCAGCTGGAAGTCGAAGCGCGTTGGAGCGATGCCGACAGCTGGTGGCGTTCCGCCGTGCTCAATACAGCGCGTACGGGCTGGTTCTCCTCGGATCGGACCATTCGTGAGTATGCCGAGGAGATCTGGAAGGTGCTCTGAGCACTAGTGCATGGTGCTGCTGCCTCGAAGGCGATCGCAGGGTCGCCAAACCCGCGCCAGAGCGGCTGAGAGGCTGCGCCTGCAGGCACTTTGCCGTTGCGCTGAACTCTGTGGTCTCAGGGCAGGTCTGAGGCAGGGTTAGTTTCCCCTCGGCCTGCTAAACTGCGCGGGTTTTTCATCCTCCGGAGCCATTCCATGTCACGCGTAACCCTGAGTCGCTACCTGATCGAGCAGACCCGCAGCAACAACACCCCGGCGGACCTGCGCTTCCTAATTGAGGTAGTGGCCCGAGCGTGCAAAGAAATCAGCCACGCCGTGTCCAAGGGCGCGCTAGGCGGCGTGCTCGGCAGCGCTGACAGCGAGAACATCCAGGGCGAAGTGCAGAAGAAGCTCGACGTGTTGTCCAACGAAATCCTGCTTGAGGCCAACGAGTGGGGCGGCCACCTGGCTGGCATGGCGTCGGAAGAAATGGACAACGCCTACCAGATTCCCGGCAAATACCCCAAGGGCGCCTACCTGTTGGTCTTCGACCCGCTGGACGGCTCCAGCAACATTGACGTCAACGTTTCGGTTGGCACCATCTTCTCGGTGCTGCGCTGCCCGGGCGAATGTTTCACGCAGAACGATGCGCTCGGCGAAGAAGCATTCCTCCAGCCCGGCACCAAGCAGGTCGCTGCCGGCTATGCCATCTACGGCCCGCAGACCATGCTGATCCTGACGCTGGGCAACGGTGTCATGGGCTTTACCCTGGACCGCGAACTGGGCAGCTTCGTCCTGTCCCACGAGAACCTGCGCGTACCCGAGTCGACGGCCGAGTTCGCCATCAACATGTCCAACCAGCGTCACTGGGAGCCGCCGGTGCAGCGCTACGTCAGCGAGTTGCTGGCCGGGGCCGAAGGCCCGCTGGGCAAGAACTACAACATGCGCTGGATCGCCTCGATGGTGGCCGACGTGCATCGTATCCTGACCCGCGGCGGCATCTTCATGTACCCGCGTGATGCCCGTGAGCCGGGCAAGGCGGGCAAGCTGCGCCTGATGTACGAAGCCAATCCGATGTCCTTCATCATCGAGCAGGCCGGCGGTGCCGCCACCACAGGCACGCAGCGCATCCTCGATGTCCAGCCGACTTCGCTGCACCAGCGCGTCCCTGTCTTCCTCGGCTCCAAGGAAGAGGTCGAGCGCGCCACCGGCTACCACCAGGACTGACCGGTGCAGGCGCCCTGGCTGGATTTGCTGAATTGGTGGTTCGGCCAGGGCGCCACTGTTGGCGAAATCGCCCGGCAGAAGCACGGATTGTGGTTCGGCTACAAGCCCGAACAGGACGCCGAGGCGCGTGATCGCTTCGGCGATCTGACCGACCAGGCGCTGGCTGGCGGGTTGGGCCACTGGACCGAATCGCCGCACGGTTGGCTCGCGCTGGTGCTGCTGCTCGATCAGCTCCCCCGCATGATCTACCGCGGAACGCCGCGTGCATTCGCCGGGGACGAGCGAGCCCTGCAGTTAGTTCGCGAGGGCATGGCGCATGGCGGCGATGTACTGCTTACGCCGATTCAGCGGGTATTCATCTATCTGGTTCTCGAGCACGCGGAAAGCCTGCAGACGCAGGAGCACGCCGTTGCGCAATTCCAGATGCTCCACGGGCTCGTCGCGCCCGAAGACCGAAAGCTGTTCGCCGACTTCCTCGATTTTGCGGAACGCCATCGTGATGTGATTGCCCGGTTCGGTCGCTTTCCCCATCGCAACGATACGCTCTGTCGCCAAACCACCGAGGCCGAGCAGGCCTTTCTGGCCGAGCCCGGCTCACGTTTCTAGCGGCAGCGAGGAACCTCCCCGCCCGTTCGCTTCCTAACCTCCATCAGCCGGGCGCGGCCAGGCGCCGTTTGAATCAAGGAAACTGTCATGTCGTTGCGTCATTTGTCATTGCTTGCTCTGGTCGTATTGCTGACGGCCTGCAGTCCGGTCACCCAGGAGAATTTCGCCAAGCTGAAAGCCGGCATGCCCCGCGCGGAAGTTGAAGAATTACTCGGCAAGCCCGGTGAGTGTGCTGGCGCGCTGGGCATGTCCAGCTGCACCTGGGGGCAGAAGAACCGTTTCATCAGCATTCAGTTTGCCGGCGACAAGGTGATGATGTTTTCCGGCCAAGGCCTGAAATAAGGAGCACCTATGCGTTATCTCATAGCTCTGTGTTGCGCGTTGTTAGTCACAGGATGCGCGGGTTCGCGGAATGTCGAAGGGCCGGAGACGGTCGGGCAGGTCGACCTGCAGCGCTATCAGGGAACCTGGTATGAGCTGGCGCGGCTGCCGATGTTTTTCCAGCGCAACTGTGTGCGTTCCGAAGCTGAATATCGGTTGCAGGATGACGGCAGCGTGGCGGTGACCAACCGCTGCGAAACCGCTGAAGGCGAGTGGCAGCAGGTCCAGGGTCAGGCAGTGCCCCAGCAGGCTGGCAAGACTGACAAGCTCTGGGTGCGCTTCGATAACTGGTTCAGCAATCTGTTTCCGGGACTGACCAAAGGGCATTACTGGATTCTCTACCTCGACGAGGGCTACGACGTGGCGCTGGTGGGCAGTCCGGATCGCGATTACCTGTGGCTGCTCTCGCGCGAAAAAGAAGTCGACGCGACAACGCGCGACAGGCTGCTCGCCGAGGCCCGCGAGCGTGGCTATGACGTCGGCGAATTGATATGGCGCGGCGAGTCGTCCTGACTCGGTTATTCCCAGTCCAGCCGCGCTAGCAGCCACTCGCCGTCCTCGCGCCACCATTCGAGTCTGACGTGGTAATGCCCGACGCGTTGGGGCAGCCAACGCTCGGCGCCGGTCAGTGCTACCTGGGCTTCGCTGTAGCCTTTGTCCGAATAGGTCGGATCGATCCAGCTCTGGGAATTCAGCGCTATCACCCGCACGTTGGTGTGACGCAGGAACATTAGGCCGGCCGTGCGCCGAACCCAGTCTCGGTCGAGATTCTGATTGGCGCGAAACTCCGGATGTATCCGCGCCATCAGGTCGCCGTTGTCCTTGTTTTCGATGCTTTCCTGTAGCGATTGCGCGGCCATTTCAAGCGCCGCCTGCGGATCGTCGCGGCCGCAACCG is a window from the Pseudomonas sp. MTM4 genome containing:
- a CDS encoding class 1 fructose-bisphosphatase → MSRVTLSRYLIEQTRSNNTPADLRFLIEVVARACKEISHAVSKGALGGVLGSADSENIQGEVQKKLDVLSNEILLEANEWGGHLAGMASEEMDNAYQIPGKYPKGAYLLVFDPLDGSSNIDVNVSVGTIFSVLRCPGECFTQNDALGEEAFLQPGTKQVAAGYAIYGPQTMLILTLGNGVMGFTLDRELGSFVLSHENLRVPESTAEFAINMSNQRHWEPPVQRYVSELLAGAEGPLGKNYNMRWIASMVADVHRILTRGGIFMYPRDAREPGKAGKLRLMYEANPMSFIIEQAGGAATTGTQRILDVQPTSLHQRVPVFLGSKEEVERATGYHQD
- a CDS encoding DUF924 family protein, with protein sequence MQAPWLDLLNWWFGQGATVGEIARQKHGLWFGYKPEQDAEARDRFGDLTDQALAGGLGHWTESPHGWLALVLLLDQLPRMIYRGTPRAFAGDERALQLVREGMAHGGDVLLTPIQRVFIYLVLEHAESLQTQEHAVAQFQMLHGLVAPEDRKLFADFLDFAERHRDVIARFGRFPHRNDTLCRQTTEAEQAFLAEPGSRF
- a CDS encoding lipocalin family protein yields the protein MRYLIALCCALLVTGCAGSRNVEGPETVGQVDLQRYQGTWYELARLPMFFQRNCVRSEAEYRLQDDGSVAVTNRCETAEGEWQQVQGQAVPQQAGKTDKLWVRFDNWFSNLFPGLTKGHYWILYLDEGYDVALVGSPDRDYLWLLSREKEVDATTRDRLLAEARERGYDVGELIWRGESS